In Treponema rectale, a single genomic region encodes these proteins:
- a CDS encoding C-GCAxxG-C-C family protein, with protein sequence MTAQERADKAAMLKSSGMCNCCQAVASVFADTVDLPPETLSQITAGFAVGMGTMEATCGALIGASIIAGLRSKGNGTVRLSKQILSSFKNKCGATICNELKGVKTGKVLCECSECVRNAVLAAEEVLN encoded by the coding sequence ATGACTGCACAGGAAAGAGCAGACAAAGCTGCAATGTTAAAATCCAGCGGAATGTGTAACTGCTGTCAGGCTGTTGCATCAGTTTTTGCAGACACAGTTGACTTACCGCCAGAAACCCTCAGCCAGATTACAGCCGGCTTTGCCGTAGGCATGGGAACAATGGAAGCAACCTGCGGTGCATTAATCGGAGCATCAATAATTGCAGGACTCCGCTCAAAAGGAAACGGAACAGTAAGACTTTCAAAACAGATATTAAGCAGTTTTAAAAACAAATGCGGTGCAACAATCTGCAATGAACTCAAAGGGGTTAAAACCGGAAAAGTTTTATGTGAATGCAGCGAATGTGTAAGAAATGCTGTGCTCGCAGCAGAAGAAGTGCTGAATTAA
- a CDS encoding 2-hydroxyacid dehydrogenase, with protein sequence MKIAFYDTHSYDKKSFEETNKNFNFQIAFHEFKLNENTVITAQGFDAVCVFVNDVVNAQVINSLKEYGVKLIALRCAGFNNVDLKAAASAGIKVVRVPAYSPYAVAEHGIALLMALTRHIPQAYLRTKTANFNIEGLTGRDLHGLTAGVLGTGKIGRIMAGLLKAFGMKIIVYDPFPNEEWAKETGAEYVSLEEIFRQSDVLSLHCPLTEETKHIVNHDTMKMMKKDAVIINTGRGALIDSKALVHALKHQHIGGIAMDVYEEESKYFFSDWSTDIMTDDVLARLLTFPNVIITGHQAFLTTNALKNISETTLQNIKDFEQNKELVNQVQA encoded by the coding sequence ATGAAAATTGCATTCTACGACACACATTCTTATGACAAAAAATCATTTGAAGAAACAAACAAAAACTTTAATTTTCAGATTGCATTCCATGAATTCAAACTGAATGAAAACACTGTTATTACAGCTCAAGGCTTTGATGCAGTCTGTGTATTTGTAAATGACGTAGTAAATGCACAGGTTATAAACAGCCTGAAAGAATACGGAGTAAAGCTGATTGCATTAAGATGCGCAGGTTTTAACAACGTAGATTTAAAAGCTGCTGCTTCTGCCGGAATAAAAGTTGTACGGGTTCCAGCCTACTCTCCTTATGCAGTAGCTGAACATGGCATCGCTCTCCTTATGGCTCTTACCCGTCATATTCCACAGGCATACCTCCGCACAAAAACTGCAAACTTCAACATTGAAGGATTAACAGGACGGGACCTTCACGGACTTACAGCTGGTGTTCTCGGTACAGGAAAAATCGGCCGCATCATGGCAGGTCTTTTAAAAGCTTTCGGAATGAAAATCATAGTTTATGATCCGTTCCCTAATGAAGAATGGGCTAAAGAAACCGGTGCAGAATATGTTTCTCTGGAAGAAATTTTCAGACAGAGTGATGTTCTCAGTCTTCACTGCCCGCTTACGGAAGAAACCAAACACATTGTAAATCATGACACAATGAAAATGATGAAAAAAGATGCAGTCATAATCAACACAGGACGCGGTGCTCTTATAGACTCAAAGGCTCTGGTTCATGCACTTAAACATCAGCACATCGGCGGAATTGCAATGGATGTTTACGAAGAAGAAAGCAAATATTTCTTCAGCGACTGGTCCACTGACATTATGACAGACGATGTTCTTGCAAGACTGCTTACATTCCCTAACGTAATAATAACAGGACATCAGGCATTTCTTACGACAAATGCCCTTAAAAACATAAGCGAAACAACACTGCAGAACATAAAGGATTTTGAACAGAACAAAGAACTTGTAAATCAGGTTCAGGCATAA
- a CDS encoding cation diffusion facilitator family transporter, translated as MKENIREKTIIRTSIAGVLVNIALSAFKALAGLMSHSIAIVLDSVNNLSDALSSVITIIGTKLANRPADKKHPFGHGRIEYLTSMIISVIILYAGITALGESIKKIFKPIIPEYNKVVLIIIAVSVVVKIFLGLAFKKIGTKVNSDSLVASGEDALMDSIISVSTIAGAAAFILFNFSVEAYLGAGISFFIIKSGCEMIREGVSSILGERIDSSFAKEIKHTIVEVDPEIQGAFDLILNNYGPDRLLGSVHIEVPSTWTASKIDVVTRKIQEVVIEKHSVVLTGIGVYSVNVDDEHAMSIRSRIAHVVMNHSNILGMHGFYLDEENKKISFDVIVSFNSRNMKHLFEHVVDDVRKEFPDYKVDINMDTDVSD; from the coding sequence ATGAAAGAAAATATTAGAGAAAAAACTATTATAAGAACAAGTATTGCCGGTGTTCTTGTTAATATTGCACTGTCAGCATTTAAAGCTCTGGCCGGGTTAATGTCACATTCTATTGCCATAGTTCTTGATTCTGTAAATAATCTTAGCGATGCACTTTCTTCAGTAATTACAATTATTGGAACTAAACTGGCAAATCGTCCTGCAGATAAAAAGCATCCTTTTGGTCATGGACGTATCGAATATCTTACGTCAATGATAATTTCTGTAATCATTCTTTATGCAGGAATTACAGCTTTAGGTGAATCCATTAAAAAAATTTTTAAACCGATAATTCCTGAATACAATAAGGTTGTACTTATAATTATTGCTGTTTCTGTTGTAGTAAAAATTTTTCTCGGACTTGCATTTAAGAAAATCGGAACAAAAGTGAATTCTGATTCACTGGTTGCTTCTGGAGAAGACGCCCTGATGGATTCAATTATCTCTGTTTCTACAATTGCAGGGGCTGCTGCCTTTATTCTGTTTAATTTTTCTGTTGAGGCATACCTTGGTGCAGGAATATCTTTCTTTATCATAAAGTCCGGCTGTGAAATGATTCGGGAAGGAGTCAGTTCAATATTGGGAGAAAGAATCGACAGCTCTTTTGCAAAAGAAATTAAGCATACGATTGTTGAAGTTGATCCTGAGATTCAGGGGGCTTTTGATCTTATATTGAATAATTATGGACCGGACAGATTGCTGGGGTCAGTTCATATAGAAGTTCCATCTACCTGGACTGCGTCTAAGATTGATGTTGTTACGAGAAAAATTCAGGAAGTTGTAATAGAAAAGCATTCTGTTGTGCTTACGGGAATCGGTGTATATTCAGTTAATGTTGATGATGAACACGCCATGAGTATCCGCAGCAGGATTGCTCATGTGGTTATGAATCACAGTAATATTCTTGGTATGCACGGTTTTTATCTTGATGAAGAAAATAAAAAAATCAGCTTTGATGTTATCGTCTCTTTTAATTCAAGAAATATGAAGCATCTGTTTGAACATGTTGTTGATGATGTTCGTAAAGAATTTCCTGATTATAAAGTTGATATTAATATGGATACTGATGTCAGTGATTAA
- a CDS encoding NifB/NifX family molybdenum-iron cluster-binding protein, translating to MPRPVRCRQINSLPEFWSFIPEEGCTGECINMTLDELETIRLLDCASLTQEECAARMNVARTTVTALYESARKKVADCLLNGKRLVISGGSWQLSKKPKIPQSLKKKGVHIMRIAVTFENDSVFQHFGHTEQFKIYDAEENKIIKSEVVSTNGQGHGALAGFLKTAGVDVLICGGIGGGAQAALAEAGIKLFGGVNGNADDAVNAFLNGNLKYNPDVKCSHHGEGHEHNCGSSSHSCGSHNAVSTNEHKGILNPLSK from the coding sequence TTGCCGCGCCCCGTCAGATGCAGACAGATTAATTCCCTGCCAGAATTCTGGAGTTTTATTCCGGAAGAAGGTTGTACCGGAGAATGCATAAACATGACTCTGGATGAATTAGAAACAATCCGGCTTTTAGACTGTGCTTCACTTACACAGGAAGAATGTGCTGCCAGAATGAATGTAGCAAGAACAACTGTTACCGCATTATATGAATCAGCACGAAAAAAAGTTGCAGACTGTCTTCTAAACGGAAAGCGTCTTGTTATTTCAGGCGGTTCATGGCAATTGAGTAAAAAACCAAAAATACCTCAAAGCTTAAAAAAGAAAGGAGTACACATTATGAGAATTGCAGTTACTTTTGAAAACGATTCAGTCTTCCAGCATTTCGGTCATACTGAACAGTTTAAAATCTATGACGCAGAAGAAAACAAAATAATAAAGTCAGAAGTTGTTTCTACAAACGGACAGGGTCATGGAGCTCTTGCAGGTTTCTTAAAAACAGCAGGCGTTGATGTACTTATCTGCGGAGGAATCGGCGGAGGTGCACAGGCAGCACTTGCAGAAGCCGGAATAAAACTTTTTGGCGGTGTAAACGGAAACGCTGATGATGCAGTAAACGCTTTCTTAAACGGTAACCTTAAATATAATCCTGATGTCAAATGCTCTCACCACGGAGAAGGTCATGAACACAACTGCGGTTCTTCATCACATTCATGCGGCTCACACAATGCAGTTTCCACAAACGAACATAAAGGAATTCTCAATCCCTTATCAAAATAA